CGGTGCTGGCCGCGTTCGCGCGGCGCCTCGGGCTGGACGAACCGGTCCTGCCCTGGCACACCGAGCGCACCCGGATCGCCGAGCTGGCCGCCGCGCTCGGCGAACTGTCCGGAGTGGTCGCCGGGATATCGCGGTCGCTGGTGCTGCTGGCCCAGACCGAGGTTGCCGAGGTGGCCGAGGTGGCCGAGGGCAGCGGCGGTTCGTCGACCCTGCCGCACAAGCGCAACCCGGTCGCCGCGGTCGCCGCGAACGCCGCCGCCCAGCAGGCGCCGGGGCTGGTCGCGACCCTGCTCGGCGCGATGGCGCAGGAACACCAGCGCGCCGCCGGGTCGTGGCACGCCGAGTGGCGCCCGCTCACCGAACTGTTCCGCAGCACCGGATCCGCGGTGCACTGGCTACGCACCAGCCTGGACCGTCTCCAGGTGGACGCGGACCGGATGCGGGCCAACCTGGACATCACCGGGGGCGCGCTGCTGTCCGAACGGGTCACCACCGCGCTGGCGGCCGAGACCGGCCGGCTCGAAGCGCACGACGCCGTCAGCGCGTGCACCCGGCGCGCCCTGGCCGGCGAGGGTGAGCTGGCGGACTTGCTGGCCGGGGACCCGCTGGTGGGCGAGCACCTCACCCGCGCGCGCATCGACGAACTGCTCGACCCCGCGGGCTACCTGGGCAGCGCCCGCCTCTTCACCGAACGGGTGCTGGCCGCGCACGAGAAGCGGGAGGAAACGCGGTGAGGGTCCACCACCAGACCACCGGCGACGGTGCATCCGGTGAGGTCGTCGTCCTCAGCAACTCCATCGGCAGCAACCTGCGCATGTGGGACCCGCAGGTGAAACCGTTGACCGACAACGGATTCCGCGTCGTCCGCTACGACACGCGCGGGCACGGGAACTCGCCGGTGCCGCCCGGCCCGTACTCCATCGCCGATCTCGGCGGCGACGTCGTCGAGCTGCTCGACACGCTCGGCGTGGCCTCCGCGCACTTCGTCGGCCTGTCACTGGGCGGCATGACCGGCGCCTGGCTCGGGCAGCACGTGCCGTCGCGGATCCGGTCGCTGACCCTGGCGTTCACTTCGGCCCGGCCGGGCAACGTCGACATGTGGACGCAGCGCGCGCAGCAGGTGCGGGCCGGGGGCATGGCGCGCGTCGCCGAGGGCAGCATCGGCCGGTGGTTCACGCCGGGCTGGATCGCCGCGCACCCGCAACGGGCCGCGGAACTGCGGCGGATGACCGAGACCACCCCGGCCGAGGGGTACGCGTCGTGCTGCGAAGCGATCGCCGGGCTCGACCTGACCGCGGGACTGGGCAGGATCGGCGTGCCGACCCTGGTGGTCTCCGGCGCCGACGACGCCGCCCTGCCGCCGTCGCACGGCCGGCTGATCGCCGAGGGCATCCCGGGCGCGCGCTTCGAGGTCCTCGCCCACGCGGCGCACCTGGGCAGCTACGAGCAGGCGGAGAAGTTCACCGAGCTGTTGCTGGAGCACCTGAAGGGGGCGCGATGAGCGACGAGCTGTACGAGGCGGGCATGCGGGTCCGGCGCGAGGTGCTGGGGGACGCGCACGTCGACCGCGCGGCCGGCAACGCCACCGACTTCACCCGCAAGTTCCAGGACTACATCACGCGTGCCGCGTGGGGCTCGATCTGGACCCGCGAGGGCCTGGACCGCAAGACGCGCAGCTGCATCACGCTGGCCGTGCTGACCGCGC
The sequence above is a segment of the Amycolatopsis viridis genome. Coding sequences within it:
- the pcaB gene encoding 3-carboxy-cis,cis-muconate cycloisomerase translates to MSELFDPMLAAGPVRAEVSDAAWLRGLLEAEAALAAAEADAGVIPREHADRIAAVVRDSSFDATAIGEKSVGVGNPAAPLVRELTAQAGGEAGRVVHLGATSQDIVDTAAMLVSRRASAVLLDEAAACADRLAELTREHAGTVQAGRTLLQQALPVTFGFQTAGWLSGLDAAADRLRAQRFAVQLGGATGTLASLGERGPAVLAAFARRLGLDEPVLPWHTERTRIAELAAALGELSGVVAGISRSLVLLAQTEVAEVAEVAEGSGGSSTLPHKRNPVAAVAANAAAQQAPGLVATLLGAMAQEHQRAAGSWHAEWRPLTELFRSTGSAVHWLRTSLDRLQVDADRMRANLDITGGALLSERVTTALAAETGRLEAHDAVSACTRRALAGEGELADLLAGDPLVGEHLTRARIDELLDPAGYLGSARLFTERVLAAHEKREETR
- the pcaD gene encoding 3-oxoadipate enol-lactonase is translated as MRVHHQTTGDGASGEVVVLSNSIGSNLRMWDPQVKPLTDNGFRVVRYDTRGHGNSPVPPGPYSIADLGGDVVELLDTLGVASAHFVGLSLGGMTGAWLGQHVPSRIRSLTLAFTSARPGNVDMWTQRAQQVRAGGMARVAEGSIGRWFTPGWIAAHPQRAAELRRMTETTPAEGYASCCEAIAGLDLTAGLGRIGVPTLVVSGADDAALPPSHGRLIAEGIPGARFEVLAHAAHLGSYEQAEKFTELLLEHLKGAR
- the pcaC gene encoding 4-carboxymuconolactone decarboxylase, giving the protein MSDELYEAGMRVRREVLGDAHVDRAAGNATDFTRKFQDYITRAAWGSIWTREGLDRKTRSCITLAVLTALHCHGEIAMHVRAAIGNGLTADEIGEVLLHAGVYAGVPAANEAFAIAQQTLAEMGEPTAQPRDR